The segment ACAACGCCGGTCGTATCACCGCTCGCCACCAGGGTGGCGGTCACAAGCGCGCCTACCGTCTGATCGACTTCCGTCGTCACGACAAGGACGGCGTGCCGGCCAAGGTCGCTCACATCGAGTACGACCCGAACCGCACCGCGCGCATCGCGCTCCTGCACTACGCGGACGGCGAGAAGCGCTACATCATCGCCCCCCGCGGCGTCGCGCAGGGTGACCGGATCGAGAACGGCGCTGGCGCCGACATCAAGCCGGGCAACAACCTGCCGCTGCGCAACATCCCGGTCGGTACCACCATCCACGCGGTGGAGCTCCGTCCCGGCGGTGGCGCCAAGCTGGCCCGTTCCGCGGGTTCCGGCATTCAGCTGCTCGCCCGTGAGGGCCGCATGGCGCACCTGCGCATGCCCTCCGGTGAGATCCGCCTGGTGGACGCGCGCTGCCGCGCGACCGTCGGCGAGGTCGGCAACGCCGAGCAGTCGAACATCAACTGGGGCAAGGCCGGCCGTATGCGCTGGAAGGGCGTCCGCCCGACCGTGCGTGGTGTGGCCATGAACCCGATCGACCACCCGCACGGTGGTGGTGAGGGTAAGACCTCCGGTGGTCGCCACCCGGTCTCGCCGTGGGGCAAGCCCGAGGGCCGCACCCGTCGCCCGAACAAGGCGTCGGACTCCCTCATCGTGCGCCGCCGCAAGACCAACAAGAAGCGCTAGGAGCAGGTCAGATGCCGCGCAGTCTCAAGAAGGGCCCCTTCATCGACGACCACCTTCAGAAGAAGGTGGACGTGCAGAACGAGGCGGGCACGCAGAACGTCATCAAGACCTGGTCCCGTCGTTCCGTGATCTCCCCGGCCATGCTGGGCCACACGATCGCGGTTCACGATGGCCGCAAGCACGTCCCGGTGTTCGTCACCGAGTCGATGGTCGGCCACAAGCTCGGCGAGTTCGCTCCCACGCGCACCTTCAAGGGGCACGTGAAGGAAGACCGCAAGTCGAAGCGTCGCTAAGCATCGATTTTGAAGCTCCGCTTCGGGGCTTCCGAGCTGTAGCAACCAGAACGACGAAGTGACTTACTCCATTAAGGGGACAACCATGGAAGCCAGGGCCCAGGCGCGGTACATCCGCGTCACGCCCATGAAGGCCCGCCGCGTGGTGGACCTCATCCGTGGCCTGCAGGCCACGGAGGCCCAGGCGGTCCTGCGTTTCGCTCCGCAGGCCGCCACCGTGCCGGTCGGCAAGGTGCTCAACAGCGCCATCGCCAACGCCGCGCACAACTACAACCACTCCAACGTGGACGACCTCTACATCTCCGAGGCGTACGTTGACGAGGGCCCGACCCTGAAGCGGTTCCGTCCGCGCGCCCAGGGCCGTGCCTACCGGATCCGCAAGCGGACCAGCCACATCACCGTGGTCGTCAGCAGCAAGGAAGGGACCCGGTAATGGGCCAGAAGGTTAACCCGCACGGGTTCCGCCTCGGCATCAGCACGGACTTCAAGTCCCGCTGGTACGCCGACAAGCTGTACAAGGACTACGTCAAGGAAGACGTCGCCATCCGGCGTCTCATGACGCAGGGCATGGAGCGCGCCGGCATCTCGAAGGTGGAGATCGAGCGCACCCGTGACCGGGTCCGCGTGGACATCCACACCGCTCGTCCGGGCATCGTGATCGGCCGCCGTGGCACGGAGGCCGACAAGATCCGCGGCAAGCTGGAGAAGCTGACCGGCAAGCAGGTCCAGCTGAACATCCTCGAGGTCCGCAACCCCGAGATGGACGCCCAGCTCGTGGCCCAGGGCGTCGCGGAGCAGCTGTCCTCCCGCGTCTCCTTCCGTCGTGCCATGCGCAAGAGCATGCAGTCGACCATGAAGGCCGGCGCCAAGGGCATCAAGGTCCAGTGCTCCGGTCGTCTCGGCGGCGCCGAGATGAGCCGTTCGGAGTTCTACCGCGAGGGCCGTGTGCCGCTGCACACCCTGCGCGCGAACGTCGACTACGGCTTCTTCGAGGCCAAGACCACCTTCGGCCGCATCGGCGTGAAGGTCTGGATCTACAAGGGCGACGTCAAGAACATCGCCGAGGTCCGCGCTGAGAACGCCGCTGCCCGCTCCGGCAACCGCCCGGCCCGTCCCGAGGGCGGTCGTCCCGCCCGCGGTGGCGAGCGCGGTGGCCGTGGTGGCGAGCGCGGTGGCCGTGGCCGCCGTCCCGCCGCTGCTGCCGAGGCCCCCGCGGCCCCGGCCGCGGTCGAGGCTCCGGCTGCCGAGAACACCGGAACGGAGGCCTGACCGCAATGCTGATCCCCCGTCGGGTCAAGCACCGCAAGCAGCACCACCCGAAGCGCCGCGGCGCTGCCAAGGGTGGCACCGAGCTGGCGTTCGGCCAGTTCGGCATCCAGGCCGTGACCCCGGCCTACGTGACGAACCGTCAGATCGAGTCCGCTCGTATCGCGATCACCCGTCACATCCGTCGTGGCGGCAAGGTCTGGATCAACATCTACCCGGACCGCCCGCTCACCAAGAAGCCGGCCGAGACCCGCATGGGTTCCGGTAAGGGTTCGCCGGAGTGGTGGATCGCGAACGTGCACCCGGGTCGGGTCATGTTCGAACTGTCGTACCCGAACGAGAAGATTGCCCGCGAGGCGCTCACGCGTGCCGCGCACAAGCTTCCGATGAAGTGCCGGATCGTTCGGCGCGAGGACGGTGAGAGCTGATGTCGGCCGCTACCAAGGCTGCTGAGCTTCGGGAACTGGACAACGAGGGTCTCGTTGCCAAGCTCCGTGAGGCCAAGGAGGAGCTGTTCAACCTCCGCTTCCAGGCGGCGACCGGGCAGCTCGACAACCACGGACGGCTCCGGCTGGTCCGTAAGGACATCGCGCGGATCTACACCCTGATGCGCGAGCGCGAGCTGGGCATCGAGACGGTGGAGAACGCCTGATGACTGAGAACACCAACGAGACGCGCGGTTTCCGCAAGACCCGTGAGGGTCTCGTCGTCAGCGACAAGATGGACAAGACCGTCGTCGTCGCCGTCGAGGACCGCGTCAAGCACGCGCTGTACGGCAAGGTCATCCGCCGTACCAACAAGCTGAAGGCGCACGACGAGCAGAACGCGTGCGGTGTCGGCGACCGTGTCCTCCTGATGGAGACCCGGCCGCTGTCCGCGACGAAGCGCTGGCGCGTCGTCGAGATCCTCGAGAAGGCCAAGTAACAAGGTTGTTCGCGGTACGGCCGTATGTGCACCAGGCCCCCAGGGGCGCGGGTGTGAGCAGCGGCCGGCCCGTCAACACTTGTTGACGATCAGGAGAAAGCTGTGATCCAGCAGGAGTCGCGACTGCGCGTCGCCGACAACACGGGTGCCAAGGAGATTCTCTGCATCCGCGTTCTCGGTGGCTCCGGTCGCCGCTACGCCGGTATCGGGGACGTCATCGTCGCCACCGTCAAGGACGCGATCCCCGGCGGTTCGGTGAAGAAGGGCGACGTCGTCAAGTGCGTCGTCGTTCGCACCGTCAAGGAGCGCCGCCGTCCGGACGGTTCGTACATCCGCTTCGACGAGAACGCCGCTGTGGTTCTCAAGAACACCGATGGCGACCCCCGCGGTACCCGCATCTTCGGCCCGGTGGGCCGCGAGCTGCGCGACAAGAAGTTCATGAAGATCATCTCGCTGGCGCCGGAGGTGCTCTAACCCATGGCGAACAGCATGAAGATCAAGAAGGGTGACCTGGTCCAGGTCATCACCGGCAAGGACAAGGGCAAGCAGGGCAAGGTCATCCAGGCCATCCCCGCTGACAACAAGGTCCTGGTCGAGGGTGTCAACCGGGTCAAGAAGCACACCAAGCCGGGCCCCGGCACGCAGGGTGGCATCGTGACCGTCGAGGCCCCGGTGCACGTCTCCAACGTCCAGCTGGTCGTGGAGAAGGACGGCAAGAAGGTCGTCACCCGCGTCGGCTACCGCTTTGACGACCAGGGCAACAAGATCCGCGTTGCCAAGCGGACCGGTGAGGACATCTGATGTCTGAGACGACTGTTGAGAAGGTGACCCCCCGCCTCAAGGAGAAGTACCTCTCCGAGGTCAAGGGTCAGCTGCACGAGCAGTTCTCGTACGAGAACGTCATGCTGATCCCCGGCCTGGTCAAGGTCGTGGTCAACATGGGTGTCGGCGAGGCCGCCCGTGACAGCAAGCTGATCGAGGGTGCCATCAAGGACCTGACCGCGATCACCGGTCAGAAGCCGGCCGTCACCAAGGCCCGCAAGTCCATCGCGCAGTTCAAGCTGCGCGAGGGCCAGCCGATCGGTGCCCACGTCACCCTCCGTGGTGACCGCATGTGGGAGTTCGTGGACCGTCTGGTGTCGCTGGCTCTGCCGCGTATCCGTGACTTCCGCGGCCTCTCTCCCAAGCAGTTCGACGGCCGTGGCAACTACACCTTCGGTCTGACCGAGCAGGTCATGTTCCACGAGATCGACCAGGACAAGGTCGACCGTCAGCGCGGTATGGACATCACCGTCGTGACCACCGCTCAGACCGACGATGAGGGCCGGGCGCTGCTGCGCGCTCTGGGCTTCCCTTTCAAGGAGGCGTGAGCCATGGCGAAGAAGGCCCTGATCGCTAAGTCCGAGCGCAAGCCGAAGTTCGGCGTCCGGGCGTACACCCGGTGCCAGCGCTGCGGCCGTCCGCACTCGGTGTACCGCAAGTTCGGCCTGTGCCGTGTGTGCCTCCGTGAGATGGCGCACCGCGGCGAGCTGCCGGGCGTGACCAAGAGCTCCTGGTAGTCCTTACCAGCTGTTCTGACATCAGCGAGTAGGTGCCCGACCTCGACGCTTTTGGGTTCCCGCGAGGGATCCCGTAAGGTGTTGGGGTCGGGCCCCTGCTGCGGCGTCCCCCTCCGGGCGAGCCGCGGCCTTCCTGCGAGGGCCCGCGAACATTCAGTCTTACTACGTCGTAGGTCCCCTGCGCTTGTGCCCCTTTCGCACTCCAGCGAGTGCGCGGAGGGGGACCTGGTGCGGAGAAACCACGGCGGGAGAGGCCTGAGGCCACCATGACCATGACCGACCCCATCGCAGACATGCTCACGCGTCTGCGTAACGCGAACTCGGCGTACCACGATTCCGTGGCGATGCCGGCCAGCAAGATCAAGGCGCACGTCGCCGAGATCCTGCAGCAGGAGGGGTACATCTCCTCCTACAAGGTTGAGGAGCCCACCGAGAACGAGGTCGGCAAGAAGCTGACCATCGAGCTCAAGTTCGGCCCCAACCGCGAGCGTTCCATCGCCGGCATCAAGCGCATCAGCAAGCCGGGTCTGCGTGTGTACGCAAAGTCCACCAACCTGCCGAAGGTGCTCGGCGGCCTGGGCGTGGCGATCATCTCCACGTCCTCCGGCCTCCTGACCGACAAGCAGGCCGCCAAGAAGGGCGTAGGCGGAGAAGTTCTCGCCTACGTCTGGTAATTCGGGAAACGGAGGTACAGCAATGTCGCGCATTGGACGGCTGCCCATCCAGGTTCCCGCTGGTGTGGACGTCACCATCGACGGCCAGACGGTCTCGGTGAAGGGCCCCAAGGGCTCGCTCACCCACGTCGTCGCCGCGCCGATCGAGATCGGCAAGGGCGAGGACGGCACTCTGGTCGTCACCCGCCCGAACGACGAGCGTCAGTCGAAGGCCCTGCACGGCCTGTCGCGCACGCTGGTGGCGAACATGATCACCGGCGTGACCGCGGGCTACCGCAAGTCGCTGGAGATCAGCGGCGTCGGCTACCGAGTCACGGCGAAGGGCTCCGACATGGAGTTCGCGCTGGGCTACAGCCACCCGATCCTGGTCACCGCGCCGGAGGGGATCTCCTTCGTCGTCGAGACGCCCACCAAGTTCCACGTGGACGGCACCGACAAGCAGAAGGTCGGCGAGATCGCCGCCAAGATCCGCAAGCTGCGCAAGCCCGACCCGTACAAGGCCAAGGGCGTCAAGTACGCGGGCGAGGTCATCCGCCGCAAGGTCGGAAAGAGTGGTAAGTAAGCGATGAGCGTCTCTGTCAAGATCGGCAAGGGCAACGCCTACAAGAACGCCGCCCGCAAGCGCCGCGCCATTCGCGTTCGCAAGCGCGTCGTCGGCACCGAGGTGCGTCCGCGCCTCGTCGTGACGCGTTCGAACCGCCACATGGTCGCCCAGGTCATCGACGACGCCAAGGGTCACACCCTGGCGTCGGCGTCCACCCTCGACGTGTCCATCAAGGGCACCGAGGGCGACAAGACCGAGCTGGCCAAGAAGGTCGGAAGCCTGGTCGCCGAGCGCGCCAAGGCCGCCGGCGTCGAGTCGGTCGTCTTCGACCGCGCGGGCAACCGGTACGCCGGCCGCATCGCCGCCCTGGCGGACGCGGCCCGCGAGTCCGGGCTCGACTTCTAAGCCGCTCGTCGACTCTGTCGGCGGACGTAAACGAGAGAGGTAATTCCAATGGCTGGACCCCAGCGCCGCGGTAGCGGCGCCGGCGGCGGCACCGGTGGCGAGCGGCGCGACCGTAAGCGTGACGACCGGGGCGGCGCCCCCGTCGCCGAGAAGACCGCTTACGTCGAGCGCGTGGTCGCGATCAACCGTGTCGCCAAGGTTGTCAAGGGTGGTCGTCGTTTCAGCTTCACCGCGCTGGTCGTGGTGGGCGACGGTGACGGCACCGTGGGTGTCGGTTACGGCAAGGCGAAGGAGGTTCCGGCCGCCATCGCCAAGGGTGTTGAGGAGGCCAAGAAGAACTTCTTCAAGGTCCCCCGTATCCAGGGCACCATCCCGCACCCCATCCAGGGCGAGAAGGCCGCCGGCGTCGTGCTGCTGAAGCCGGCGTCCCCCGGTACCGGTGTTATCGCCGGTGGCCCGGTGCGTGCCGTCCTGGAGTGCGCCGGCGTTCACGACATCCTGTCGAAGTCGCTCGGCTCGGACAACGCGATCAACATCGTGCACGCCACCGTGGCCGCTCTGAAGGGCCTCGTGCGCCCCGAGGAGATCGCCGCCCGTCGTGGCCTGCCCCTGGAGGACGTGGCCCCGGCCGCGCTGCTCCGGGCCCGTGCGGCTGGGGTGAGCGCCTGATGGCTCGCCTGAAGGTCACCCAGACCAAGTCGTACATCGGTAGCAAGCAGAACCACCGTGACACCCTGCGTTCGCTCGGCCTGAAGCGGCTGAACGACACCGTGGTGAAGGAGGACCGCCCGGAGATCCGCGGCATGGTCCACACCGTTCGCCACCTCGTCACGGTCGAGGAGGTGGACTGAAATGGCGGACAACTCGCCGATCAAGCTCCACAACCTGAAGCCCGCCCCGGGTGCCAAGAAGGACAAGATCCGCGTTGGTCGCGGTGAGGGCTCCAAGGGTAAGACTGCAGGTCGTGGCACCAAGGGCACCAAGGCCCGCTACCAGGTTCCGCAGCGCTTCGAGGGTGGCCAGATGCCGCTCCACATGCGCCTGCCGAAGCTGAAGGGCTTCAAGAACCCGGCCCACAAGCAGTTCCAGGTCGTGAACCTGGACCGCCTGGCCGAGCTCTACCCGAACGGTGGCGAGGTCACCGTGGCCGACCTGATCGCGAAGGGCGCCGTTCGCAAGAACGAGCTCGTCAAGGTCCTCGGCCAGGGCGACATCGCGGTGGCGCTGCAGGTGACGGTCGACGCCGTCTCCGGCTCCGCCGCCGAGAAGATCACCGCGGCCGGCGGTTCGGTCACCGAACTGCTCTGACGCGATCGATCTGACGCACGGACAGACACCGGGCCCCGAGCCCCTCTTGCGAAAGGGGGGCCGGGGCCCGGTGCCGTTGGCACCCCTTGCACACGCTCGATTTGTGTGTCAAACCCGGGCAAGCCGTACCCCATGCGTGGGGGAGCGGCCGCACGCGCTTCTTTCCGGCCCCCGGGCACTGTTAGAGTCCGTGAAGTTCCCTTTCCCCACATCAGGACCGACCCTTCCGCCGACGACGCGCGGGAGGCGCAGGAGGCACCGTGCTCAGTGCGTTCGCGCGGGCGTTCCAGACGCCCGACCTGCGCAAGAAGCTGCTGTTCACGCTGGGCATCATGGTGCTGTTCCGGCTGGGCGCCCACGTCCCCATGCCCGGAATCAACTTCCAGGCCGTCCACGCGTGCGTCAACGGGCAGAAGGAAGGCCTGTTCGGGCTGGTCAACCTGTTCAGCGGCAACGCGCTGCTGCAGCTGACCATCTTCGCGCTCGGCATCATGCCGTACATCACGGCCAGCATCATCCTGCAGCTGCTCACCGTGGTCATCCCGCGGCTGGAGGCCCTGAAGAAGGAGGGGCAGGCCGGCACCGCGAAGATCACCCAGTACACCCGCTACCTGACCATCGCCCTCGCGGTGCTGCAGGGCACCGGCATCCTGGCGACCGCGTCCAGCGGTGCGCTGTTCTCGGGCTGCCCCGAGGGCGGCAACATCGTGCCGAACCAGTCGATCTTCCGGATCGCCACCATGGTCATCATCATGACCGCCGGCACCACCGTCATCATGTGGCTGGGTGAGCTGATCACCGACCGCGGCATCGGCAACGGCATGTCGATCCTGATCTTCACCTCGATCGCTGCGGGCTTCCCCGGCTCGATGTGGGCGATCAAGGAGTCCGGCAAGCTGCTGGACGGCTGGGGCGAGTTCGCCTCGGTCATCGCGGTCGGCATCATCGTGGTCTGCCTGGTCATCTTCGTCGAGCAGGCCCAGCGCCGGATCCCGGTGCAGTACGCGAAGCGGATGGTGGGCCGCCGGTCCTTCGGCGGCACCTCGACCTACATCCCGCTGAAGGTCAACCAGGCCGGCGTCATCCCGGTCATCTTCGCCTCCTCGCTGCTGTACATCCCGGCGCTGGTGGTGCAGCTGACCAACTCGCAGGCGAGCTGGGCGATCTGGATCCGGAACCACTTCGTCAAGGGTGACCACCCGGTCTACATGGCGACCTACTTCGTGCTGATCGTCTTCTTCGCCTTCTTCTACGTCGCCATCTCCTTCAACCCCGAAGAAGTTGCCGACAACATGAAGAAGTATGGTGGCTTCATCCCGGGCATCCGGGCCGGCCGGCCGACGGCCGAGTACCTGAACTACGTGCTCACCCGCATCACGTGGCCGGGTTCCCTCTACCTGGGCCTCATCGCGTTGATCCCGATGGTCGCCCTGGTCGCCTTCGGACAGCAGACCAACTTCCCGTTCGGCGGCACCTCCGTGCTCATCGTCGTCGGCGTCGGACTCGAAACTGTGAAGCAGATCGAGAGCCAACTCCAGCAGCGCAATTACGAAGGGTTCCTCCGCTGATGCGAATCGTCCTCGTCGGACCCCCCGGGGCCGGGAAGGGTACTCAGGCGCACGTTCTGGCCAAGACCCTGTCCATTCCCCACATCTCCACCGGTGACCTGTTCCGCGCGAACATCAGCCAGGGCACCCCGCTGGGTGTCGAGGCGAAGTCCTACATGGACGCCGGGCGCCTGGTGCCCGACGAGGTCACCATCGGGATGGCCAAGGACCGCATGCTCCAGCCGGACGCCGCAGGCGGCTTCCTGCTGGACGGCTTCCCGCGCAACCTGGGCCAGGCGGAGGCGCTGGACGCCATCCTGGCCGAGAACGGGATCGCGCTGGACGGCGTGCTGGACCTTGAGGTCCCCGAGGACGAGGTCGTCAAGCGGATCGCCGGTCGCCGGCTGTGCCGCAACGACGGCGCCCACGTGTTCCACGTGGTGTACAACCCGCCGAAGGTCGAGGGCGTCTGCGACGAGTGCGGCGGCGAGCTGTACCAGCGCTCGGACGACACCGAAGAGGCCGTCCGGGTCCGCTTGGAGGAGTACCACTCCAAGACCGAGCCGATCATCGGCTACTACCAGGCGCAGGGCCTGCTGGTCACCATCTCCGCCCTCGGCAAGGTGGACGAGGTGACCGAGCGCGCGGTCGCCGCCCTGGAGCAGAACAAGAACGCCTGACGCCACGACGCGTCGTGAGACGGCCGGGTCGCCCCGAAGCGGGCGGCCCGGCCGTCTCGTGCGTCGTACGGTGGAGGGCAGTCCGAAATCAGAACGTGGAAGGCGTTGACCAGATGGTGGAGATCAAGACCCCCGAGCAGATCGCCAAGATGCGGGCGGCCGGGCTGGTCGTCGCCGAGGCGCTGAAGGCCGCCCGCGAGGCGGTCGCCCCGGGGGTGACCACCGGCGAGCTGAACGACGTCGCCGACGCGGTCATCGCCAAGCACGGCGCCACCTCCAACTTCCGCGCCGACCACGGCGGTCTGTGGTTCCCGGGGGTGATCTGCGCCTCGGTGAACGAGGAGGTCGTGCACGGCATCCCCGGCGAGCGGGTGCTGAAGGCCGGCGACCTGATCTCGATCGACTGCGGCGCGATCCTGGACGGCTGGCACGGCGACGCGGCGATCACCGTCGCGGTCGGCGAGACCGCCGCCGAGAACGTGATGCTGTCGAAGGTCACCGAGGGCTCGATGTGGGCCGGCATCGCCCAGATGAAGAAGGGCAACCGGCTGGTCGACGTCTCCCGGGCGATCGAGGGCTTCGTCCGCCGCCAGCCGCTGCCGCCGAAGGGCAAGTGGGGCATCACCGAGGGCTACGGCGGCCACGGCATCGGCACCGCGATGCACATGGAGCCGCACGTGCTGAACTACGTGGCCGGCCGCGGCAAGGGCATGAAGCTGGTCCCGGGCACCGTGCTGGCGATCGAGCCGATGGTCTCGCTCGGCACCCCGCACACCGCGGTGCTGGAGGACGACTGGACGGTCGTCACCACCGACGGCACCTGGGCCTCGCACTGGGAGCACTCGGTGGCCGTCACCGAGCAGGGCCCGCTGGTGCTGACCGCCTTCGACGGGGGCCGGGCCGAGCTGGCCAAGCTGGGCGTCACCGCGGCGCCGGACCCGCTGGGCTGATCCGGATGATCTGAGGGACTTCTCTCACCGCGGGCGGATCGGGGCCGGGGGGTTTGGACCTCCGGGCCCCTTGTCCTATTTTCATCAGCTGACACCCGCAGCAACCCCAGGGGAGAGACAGTGCTCAAGGGCTTCCGCGACTTCATGATGCGCGGCAACGTCATCGACATGGCCGTCGGTGTGGTCATCGGTGCCGCGTTCACCGGCGTGGTGACCGGTTTCGTCACCGCCTTCCTCACCCCGGTGGTCGGCGTGGTGGTCGGCGCGGCCGGCGACTTCAGCGCCTACACCTTCTCGGTGGCCGGCGTGCACTTCCCGTACGGCCAGTTCCTGAACGTGCTGATCGCGTTCGTGCTGACCGCCGCGGTGCTGTACTTCTGCGTGGTGCTGCCGGTCTCCAAGGCCACCGCCCGGTACCTGCCGAAGAAGCCCTCGGTGCCCAAGCGCCCCTGCCCCGAGTGCCTGACCGAGATCCCCGAGGCCGCCCGCCGCTGCTCGGCCTGCACCGCCGTGGTGGAGCCGGTCATCCCGGTGCAGGTCGCCGTGAAGTACTGAACCCCGGCGCCGTGCCGGGCTGATTTCGCTCCGGTGCGGTGCTTGGTTTACGATGGTGCGTCGGCTCTCTCGTAGCGTGTTCCCGCACGCCCTCAGCCCAGGGGAATCCCCCGTGGCAGAGGTGAAGCCTGGTTCGCACGAGCGTTCCGCATACGGTAGCCGGACCCGAAGGGTGGATCTCGCAGTTCATGGCTAAGAAGCAAGGCGCCATTGAGATCGAGGGCACCGTGATCGAGTCTCTTCCGAACGCGATGTTCAAGGTCGAGCTGCAGAACGGTCACAAGGTCCTCGCGCACATCAGCGGCAAGATGCGCATGCACTACATCCGCATCCTCCCGGATGACCGGGTCGTGGTGGAGCTCAGCCCCTACGACCTGACCCGCGGCCGGATCGTCTACCGCTACAAGTAACAACCGCCAGATCTAGACCCCGGAGAACCTGAATCATGAAGGTCAAGCCGAGCGTCAAGAAGATCTGCGACAAGTGCAAGGTGATCCGCCGCCACGGCCGGGTCATGGTGATCTGCGACAACCTGCGCCACAAGCAGCGCCAGGGCTGATCCACCCCCCGCATTTCTCGTAGGACCTTCGCGCGACGCGCACCAACGTCATAAGCGGGCCGCCCGATCCGTCCGTCCCGGACGGACTGCCACCCCCGGTCAGAGGCCGGGGCTCCCTGTCGAGAGACAGCGAGTAGGCGGCACGTCAGACCTCTGAGAAGAACCACAGGAGCCTTGAATGGCACGCCTTTCCGGCGTTGATCTCCCCCGCGAGAAGCGGATCGAGATCGCCCTCACCTACGTCTACGGCATCGGCAAGACCCGCGCCCAGCTGGCCCTCGCCGAGACCGGCGTGAGCGGTGACATCCGCGTGCGCGACATCACCGAGGACGACCTCGTCAAGCTGCAGAAGTTCGTGGACGCGAACTTCGAGGTCGAGGGTGACCTCCGCCGCCAGGTCGCCGCCGACATCCGCCGCAAGGTCGAGATCGGCTGCTACGAGGGCCTGCGCCACCGTCGCGGTCTGCCCGTCCGCGGCCAGCGCACCCACACCAACGCGCGTACCCGCAAGGGCCCGCGTCGCGCGATCGCCGGCAAGAAGAAGCCGGGCAAGAAGTAGTCCGTCCCGTCACCGGACATCCCTCCGGCCCGCGGGTCAGCGGACCGACCACCTCAGTAGGAGAACAGACTTATGCCCCCCAAGGGTCGTCAGGCTGCCGGCGCGAAGAAGATCCGCCGCAAGGAGAAGAAGAACGTCGCTCACGGGCACGCCCACATCAAGAGCACGTTCAACAACACCATCGTTTCGATCACCGACCCCTCGGGCAACGTGATCTCCTGGGCCTCTGCCGGCCACGTCGGCTTCAAGGGCTCGCGCAAGTCCACCCCGTTCGCCGCGCAGATGGCCGCCGAGGCCGCTGCCCGTCGCGCGCAGGAGCACGGCATGCGCAAGGTCGACGTCTTCGTCAAGGGTCCGGGCTCCGGCCGTGAGACCGCGATCCGCTCGCTCCAGGCCACCGGCCTGGAGGTCGGCTCGATCCAGGACGTCACCCCCACCCCGCACAACGGCTGCCGTCCGCCGAAGCGCCGCCGCGTCTGACGCGACGCCTGGGGTCACCAGGCGATCGGTGTTTTAAACCTCGTACGGGCTCCCGTTTGTCGCGGGAGCCCGTACGCTTGAGTTCTATCGGCATCAAATAGTGGGTGCCGAAGACAACTGGAGGATCCAGAACATGCTGATCGCTCAGCGTCCTTCGCTGACCGAAGAGGTCGTCGACGAGTTCCGCTCGCGGTTCGTGATCGAGCCGCTCGAGCCGGGCTTCGGCTACACCCTCGGCAACTCGCTCCGCCGCACGCTCCTCTCCTCGATCCCGGGTGCCGCCGTCACCAGCATCCGGATCGACGGCGTCCTGCACGAGTTCACCACCGTGCCGGGCGTCAAGGAGGACGTCACCGACCTCATCCTGAACATCAAGCAGCTGGTCGTCTCCTCGGAGCACGACGAGCCGGTCGTGATGTACCTGCGCAAGCAGGGCCCGGGTGTGGTCACCGCCGCCGACATCGCGCCCCCGGCCGGTGTCGAGGTGCACAACCCCGAGCTGGTCCTCGCCACGCTGAACGGCAAGGGCAAGCTGGAGATGGAGCTGACCGTCGAGCGCGGTCGCGGCTACGTCTCCGCCGTGCAGAACAAGGCCTCGGGCCAGGAGATCGGCCGCATCCCGGTCGACTCCATCTACAGCCCGGTGCTCAAGGTCACCTACAAGGTCGAGGCGACCCGCGTCGAGCAGCGCACCGACTTCGACAAGCTGATCGTCGACGTCGAGACCAAGCCGGCCATGCGTCCGCGCGACGCGATGGCGTCGGCCGGCAAGACCCTGGTCGAGCTGTTCGGCCTGGCCCGCGAGCTGAACGTCGACGCCGAGGGCATCGACATGGGCCCGTCCCCGACGGACGCCGCCCTGGCCGCGGACCTGGCGCTGCCGA is part of the Kitasatospora cineracea genome and harbors:
- the rplB gene encoding 50S ribosomal protein L2, whose protein sequence is MGIRKYKPTTPGRRGSSVADFVEITRSTPEKSLVRPLHSKGGRNNAGRITARHQGGGHKRAYRLIDFRRHDKDGVPAKVAHIEYDPNRTARIALLHYADGEKRYIIAPRGVAQGDRIENGAGADIKPGNNLPLRNIPVGTTIHAVELRPGGGAKLARSAGSGIQLLAREGRMAHLRMPSGEIRLVDARCRATVGEVGNAEQSNINWGKAGRMRWKGVRPTVRGVAMNPIDHPHGGGEGKTSGGRHPVSPWGKPEGRTRRPNKASDSLIVRRRKTNKKR
- the rpsS gene encoding 30S ribosomal protein S19, which encodes MPRSLKKGPFIDDHLQKKVDVQNEAGTQNVIKTWSRRSVISPAMLGHTIAVHDGRKHVPVFVTESMVGHKLGEFAPTRTFKGHVKEDRKSKRR
- the rplV gene encoding 50S ribosomal protein L22, with product MEARAQARYIRVTPMKARRVVDLIRGLQATEAQAVLRFAPQAATVPVGKVLNSAIANAAHNYNHSNVDDLYISEAYVDEGPTLKRFRPRAQGRAYRIRKRTSHITVVVSSKEGTR
- the rpsC gene encoding 30S ribosomal protein S3, with the translated sequence MGQKVNPHGFRLGISTDFKSRWYADKLYKDYVKEDVAIRRLMTQGMERAGISKVEIERTRDRVRVDIHTARPGIVIGRRGTEADKIRGKLEKLTGKQVQLNILEVRNPEMDAQLVAQGVAEQLSSRVSFRRAMRKSMQSTMKAGAKGIKVQCSGRLGGAEMSRSEFYREGRVPLHTLRANVDYGFFEAKTTFGRIGVKVWIYKGDVKNIAEVRAENAAARSGNRPARPEGGRPARGGERGGRGGERGGRGRRPAAAAEAPAAPAAVEAPAAENTGTEA
- the rplP gene encoding 50S ribosomal protein L16 — translated: MLIPRRVKHRKQHHPKRRGAAKGGTELAFGQFGIQAVTPAYVTNRQIESARIAITRHIRRGGKVWINIYPDRPLTKKPAETRMGSGKGSPEWWIANVHPGRVMFELSYPNEKIAREALTRAAHKLPMKCRIVRREDGES
- the rpmC gene encoding 50S ribosomal protein L29, which gives rise to MSAATKAAELRELDNEGLVAKLREAKEELFNLRFQAATGQLDNHGRLRLVRKDIARIYTLMRERELGIETVENA
- the rpsQ gene encoding 30S ribosomal protein S17; its protein translation is MTENTNETRGFRKTREGLVVSDKMDKTVVVAVEDRVKHALYGKVIRRTNKLKAHDEQNACGVGDRVLLMETRPLSATKRWRVVEILEKAK
- the rplN gene encoding 50S ribosomal protein L14; the encoded protein is MIQQESRLRVADNTGAKEILCIRVLGGSGRRYAGIGDVIVATVKDAIPGGSVKKGDVVKCVVVRTVKERRRPDGSYIRFDENAAVVLKNTDGDPRGTRIFGPVGRELRDKKFMKIISLAPEVL
- the rplX gene encoding 50S ribosomal protein L24; amino-acid sequence: MKIKKGDLVQVITGKDKGKQGKVIQAIPADNKVLVEGVNRVKKHTKPGPGTQGGIVTVEAPVHVSNVQLVVEKDGKKVVTRVGYRFDDQGNKIRVAKRTGEDI
- the rplE gene encoding 50S ribosomal protein L5 — its product is MSETTVEKVTPRLKEKYLSEVKGQLHEQFSYENVMLIPGLVKVVVNMGVGEAARDSKLIEGAIKDLTAITGQKPAVTKARKSIAQFKLREGQPIGAHVTLRGDRMWEFVDRLVSLALPRIRDFRGLSPKQFDGRGNYTFGLTEQVMFHEIDQDKVDRQRGMDITVVTTAQTDDEGRALLRALGFPFKEA
- a CDS encoding type Z 30S ribosomal protein S14; the protein is MAKKALIAKSERKPKFGVRAYTRCQRCGRPHSVYRKFGLCRVCLREMAHRGELPGVTKSSW